The Anastrepha ludens isolate Willacy chromosome X, idAnaLude1.1, whole genome shotgun sequence genome includes a window with the following:
- the LOC128869822 gene encoding uncharacterized protein LOC128869822, with product MQAPPTFAPPTFVPPVTSAPYATYQNPSVPYTFDYVRAPPVVPNYHNPYENVRDIVELLPVFDPSSDRSLTSKQFVNRVENLRSVYGWRENTLLFAVQQKMRGSAKYWVDSLQDVFISWAEFVHKFLLNFPCIENEADVHLKMAETKRQNNESAQEFYYRMLALGSKGGLSDSSIARHIINGINDSDLRKKISNNYTHCQDLLSDIINFNIYNEAKTAPPKMVYKTNASIEKPPNRKPQTPLPLEKVKCYNCFKFGHYSVNCAEPQRKPRCEKCQRTTHKTADCNVKTENRINIIDQRACDDKIVKTIKVNGIETLAFVDPGSSRTLIRKTFAHKIGDVREQLTILKGFAGGQYASTEIVSAVIESDGNNNPTIMPVIDDDFLCEAVLLGRDVLCRAGNRLVIEQDQCRIEDINKIDVTNDLSVIDRQSLQQLLTQHADVFAKNLSEIGKCDVAKMSIELNINIPICLKPYRIPFAKRAIVSEIVSELLSNNIIRPSESSYAAPVVLVEKKNGEHRLCVDYRSLNKVTIKRPYPMPIMEEQFAQLAEIIFLQRLIYVPGIFKLK from the coding sequence ATGCAAGCACCACCGACTTTCGCGCCACCGACATTTGTGCCACCAGTGACATCCGCGCCGTATGCAACGTACCAGAATCCGTCAGTACCGTACACATTCGATTACGTTCGCGCACCGCCGGTAGTACCGAATTATCACAATCCATACGAGAATGTGCGCGATATTGTTGAACTTTTACCCGTTTTTGACCCATCGTCCGATCGTTCATTAACATCAAAACAATTCGTAAACCGCGTTGAAAATCTGAGAAGTGTATATGGGTGGAGAGAAAACACACTTTTGTTTGCCGTACAGCAAAAGATGCGGGGATCAGCAAAATATTGGGTTGATTCTCTGCAAGACGTGTTTATTTCGTGGGCagaattcgttcataaatttctgcTAAACTTTCCGTGCATCGAAAATGAAGCCGATGTGCATCTTAAGATGGCAGAAACGAAACGGCAAAACAATGAGTCCGCTCAAGAGTTTTATTACCGCATGCTTGCCTTAGGTTCAAAAGGTGGGTTATCCGATTCGAGTATTGCGCGCCATATTATAAACGGCATTAATGATTCAGACTTACGtaagaaaatttctaataaCTATACGCATTGTCAAGATTTACTAAGTGACATtataaactttaatatttataacgAAGCGAAAACCGCGCCACCTAAAATGGTATACAAAACAAACGCGTCGATAGAAAAACCGCCGAATCGAAAGCCACAAACACCGTTACCACTCGAAAAAGTTAAGTGCTATAACTGTTTTAAATTTGGACATTATTCCGTAAATTGTGCCGAGCCACAACGTAAGCCGCGCTGTGAAAAGTGCCAACGCACAACGCATAAAACCGCAGACTGTAATgtaaaaactgaaaaccgcatTAATATAATTGATCAGCGCGCATGTGATgataaaatagttaaaactatCAAAGTGAACGGTATAGAAACTCTAGCATTTGTGGACCCTGGTAGTAGTCGTACACTTATTCGTAAAACATTCGCGCATAAAATCGGAGACGTGCGTGAGCAACTCACAATATTGAAAGGGTTCGCGGGCGGGCAATATGCTAGTACCGAAATTGTAAGTGCGGTAATAGAAAGTGACGGTAATAATAATCCAACTATTATGCCTGTCATTGACGATGATTTCTTGTGTGAAGCCGTATTGTTAGGACGAGACGTATTGTGCCGCGCGGGCAATCGCTTGGTTATTGAACAAGATCAGTGCCGCATAgaagacataaataaaattgacgtTACAAATGATTTAAGTGTAATTGATCGCCAGAGCTTGCAACAACTACTAACACAACACGCTgatgtttttgcaaaaaatttgtcTGAAATTGGTAAGTGTGATGTTGCAAAAATGAGTATCGAATTAAACATCAACATACCAATTTGCCTTAAGCCGTACCGTATTCCGTTCGCTAAACGCGCGATCGTTTCCGAAATCGTATCTGAATTATTGAGCAACAATATAATTCGACCGAGTGAGTCATCTTACGCCGCGCCAGTTGTTCTCGTCGAAAAAAAGAATGGCGAACATCGCTTATGTGTGGACTACCGCAGTCTAAACAAAGTTACTATAAAAAGACCTTATCCCATGCCGATCATGGAAGAACAGTTCGCGCAACTtgcggaaataatttttttacaacgcTTGATCTACGTACCGGGTATCTTCAAATTGAAATAG